The Fibrobacter sp. UWB5 genomic sequence TTCTTCTGATGTTCCGAAATTGTCTGTGTAGGCAAACCAATCCTCATTAGACAAATCTATTTTCCATTCCTTTTTCACCGAAGAATCGTTTTGAGAAACTCCAACACCACCGTCATGAGGTTTTGTGTAATTGACCGTTTTGTTTCGGAATACATCACGAACATTTTTTGCCTTAAACTCTTTTGTTCCGCTATATCTCTCCTGAATATCAGAAATTGAGTTGGCAATTTTACCAAGAACATAGAAAACAGCCGAATAAAGCGTTTCTACAGCAGGTTCATCTTCTTTACACTGAATGTCTATTCGAACTTTTCCAAGATATTCGTTGTCAGTAATGAATTGTCTTGTAGATGTTAGATTAGGAAAATATGAGTGCAATGTTTTGAATTTTAAAATAGGGAATTTCATCAACGCTTTGTTGACTATGGCGTAGTTGATGTTTGCAATATCCTTAATAGTTGTATGAGTTGTTTTTAATTCAACCGCCGTTTCGGATTGGGCCGATTCTGTCATAACAGCATCAATGCCGGACATCCCAGAAGATACTCGGAAATGGTAAATGTCATCACGAACTTTTGGCGATAAGCTATGAACATCATTTCGGTCTTTTACAATCTTCTCGTTCAAAAAAATCAAACCATGCGTATACAAATCATCTGTCTTGAAACTCTCTTTAAGAACATATTCTTGCTGAATAATCTCATCGGAATTTAAGCCAATTTCACGAAGAGCGTTTTTCAATTCAGAAACATATCTATGATCATTTTGACAATGGTAATAAAGTGTTTCGCAAATACGTAATTCATTAGTTATGTCTTCATCATACTTTCGCTGAAATTTAGGCTGTTCTTCATCTACTCGGAACGGGCAATACCTTGCGCCGCGTCCAATCAATTGAGCTTCTGCAGTCGTTGCTTCCGATACTTTGTTTTTGCCAGACTGTCTAGTTTCATAAAGTCGGACAATATCAAAAAGATTCAAGACGTCCCAACCTTCATCTAGTTTCTTCACCTCAAAGATAGCACGATACGGATTGTCTGCATCTTCAAGGGTATTTAGCAGGATTTGCTTCTGGGTAGCGTCCTTATCGTCATTTACTGAAACGCAGTGTTCTTCAGAAAAATCGTCTCGTATTTCCGCAGCAAGGGCGTCAAACGATATACCATTGCTTGTAAAAAAGCTAAAAGCCTTTTGCATTGCCTCGTTATTACATTCTATAGAAAGTTTTTGTAATTGCGATCCGGACAAATTCTTTACAGCATTAAGAAAAACCTCCATAAATTCTTTACTGTCTGCGATTTTTGCAGCCTTAAAAAGAACTATGGGCTTGATAGCAAGTCTATTTTTCTGGAAAATTTTCAAGCGGTATTGGCTAAGGACAAGAGCTTGTAAAGCTCTGTTTATACGAGATAAATCTGAGCGAAGGGTGAGAATGTCCTTGGAATATTTGTCATTGTAGAATTTTGAAAGC encodes the following:
- a CDS encoding DEAD/DEAH box helicase family protein, coding for MAFLYENIDFLRDQGHSVSLPDYIPRNLNSKFELRPYQKEAFENFITYYESEKRPNPLQVLFHMATGSGKTLIMAGLMLYLYKQGYRNFLFFVNLSNIVEKTKENFCNPIASKYLFADEIVIDGERIRINQVENFQYAEPDSINIRFATTQGLHMDMWFPKENGMTFDDFDNQKVVLISDEAHHLNVETKSKKKKDEEDDFRTWEQTVKNIFGRNTDNILLEFTATCDLANKSIQASYENKIVFDYTLSKFYNDKYSKDILTLRSDLSRINRALQALVLSQYRLKIFQKNRLAIKPIVLFKAAKIADSKEFMEVFLNAVKNLSGSQLQKLSIECNNEAMQKAFSFFTSNGISFDALAAEIRDDFSEEHCVSVNDDKDATQKQILLNTLEDADNPYRAIFEVKKLDEGWDVLNLFDIVRLYETRQSGKNKVSEATTAEAQLIGRGARYCPFRVDEEQPKFQRKYDEDITNELRICETLYYHCQNDHRYVSELKNALREIGLNSDEIIQQEYVLKESFKTDDLYTHGLIFLNEKIVKDRNDVHSLSPKVRDDIYHFRVSSGMSGIDAVMTESAQSETAVELKTTHTTIKDIANINYAIVNKALMKFPILKFKTLHSYFPNLTSTRQFITDNEYLGKVRIDIQCKEDEPAVETLYSAVFYVLGKIANSISDIQERYSGTKEFKAKNVRDVFRNKTVNYTKPHDGGVGVSQNDSSVKKEWKIDLSNEDWFAYTDNFGTSEEKAFVAYFKGYVDDLRKTYSKVYLVRNEREFHIYSFDDGERFEPDYVLFLQKDKTDGFEQIQIFIEPKGTQLLESDAWKEKFMLQLIDEAVPVKMFVDDNDYRIWGFHFFNLENRMPVFDKEFQALAQ